In Vigna radiata var. radiata cultivar VC1973A chromosome 3, Vradiata_ver6, whole genome shotgun sequence, the following proteins share a genomic window:
- the LOC106757897 gene encoding UDP-glucuronic acid decarboxylase 2, with translation MASGLVFRGHEAQPVNDAYSAKPQKPWFSLRYFFREQRLHFLFFGILLASVFFLLFPSVSSPPARAHDPLPASFSARHDLTHWITTNTRAYDVAVHSSGRIPLGIKRKARRVVVTGGAGFVGSHLVDRLISRGDSVIVVDNFFTGRKENVMHHFGNPNFELIRHDVVEPLLLEVDQIYHLACPASPVHYKFNPVKTIKTNVVGTLNMLGLAKRVGARFLLTSTSEVYGDPLQHPQKETYWGNVNPIGVRSCYDEGKRTAETLTMDYHRGAGVEVRIARIFNTYGPRMCLDDGRVVSNFVAQALRKEALTVYGDGKQTRSFQYVSDLVEGLMRLMEGEHVGPFNLGNPGEFTMLELAKVVQETIDPEAKIDYRPNTEDDPHMRKPDISRAKELLGWEPKVDLRKGLPLMVSDFRQRIFGDQKEGATST, from the exons ATGGCTTCGGGATTGGTTTTCCGAGGACACGAGGCCCAACCTGTCAACGACGCCTATTCCGCCAAGCCACAGAAGCCATGGTTCTCCCTCCGCTACTTCTTCCGCGAGCAGCGACTCCATTTCCTCTTCTTCGGCATTCTCCTCGCCTccgtcttcttcctcctcttcccCTCCGTCTCTTCTCCTCCCGCCCGAGCCCACGACCCACTCCCCGCTTCTTTCTCCGCACGCCACGACTTAACGCACTGGATCACTACCAACACCCGAGCCTATGACGTGGCGGTGCATTCCTCGGGGAGGATCCCTCTAGGGATCAAACGAAAAGCGCGCCGGGTGGTGGTGACTGGCGGGGCCGGGTTTGTCGGGTCCCACTTAGTGGATCGGTTGATTAGCCGAGGAGACAGCGTGATCGTGGTCGACAATTTCTTCACAGGAAGGAAAGAAAACGTGATGCACCATTTTGGGAATCCGAATTTCGAACTTATCCGACACGACGTCGTTGAGCCTCTCCTCTTGGAAGTAGACCAGATCTACCATCTCGCTTGCCCTGCCTCACCTGTCCATTACAAGTTCAATCCCGTCAAGACTATT AAGACCAACGTGGTGGGCACGTTGAACATGCTGGGGCTTGCTAAAAGGGTTGGCGCGAGGTTCCTTTTAACCAGTACCAGCGAGGTTTACGGAGATCCTCTGCAACACCCTCAGAAGGAGACTTATTGGGGCAACGTCAATCCCATTG GTGTTCGAAGCTGCTACGACGAGGGAAAGCGTACGGCTGAAACATTAACCATGGATTACCACAGAGGAGCTGGAGTCGAG gtaaGAATAGCTAGGATTTTCAACACCTACGGGCCCAGAATGTGCTTAGACGATGGTCGCGTTGTTAGTAACTTCGTCGCTCAG GCACTAAGAAAGGAGGCTTTGACCGTTTATGGGGATGGGAAGCAAACAAGAAGTTTCCAATACGTTTCTGATCTG GTGGAGGGGCTGATGCGCCTTATGGAAGGAGAACATGTAGGACCTTTCAATCTTGGAAATCCTGGTGAATTTACCATGCTTGAACTTGCCAAG GTGGTTCAAGAAACAATAGATCCAGAGGCTAAGATAGACTACAGGCCGAACACAGAGGATGACCCACACATGAGAAAGCCTGATATCAGTAGGGCCAAAGAGCTACTGGGCTGGGAACCCAAGGTGGACCTACGCAAGGGACTCCCTCTAATGGTTTCTGACTTCCGACAACGCATTTTTGGGGACCAAAAGGAAGGAGCAACCTCTACCTaa